The Fundidesulfovibrio terrae genomic sequence TGCGCAATTTTCGTAACCGGCTCGTTTCCAGCTACGTCCCATCCCCGCCTGGCGCGCCTTCCCAGGCGTCCAGCCAACTGGCACATGGATTGCTTTCCGCTTCTCGCGCATGAACGTGCGCCAACCCCGGCCAAGCAGGCAGCGACCTGCGCCGGGAGGCGAAATCCGCGAGAAACCGGCCCCGCGCGGCCGGAAAGGGTGAGGATACCATGTTCCAGTTGGAAGGCGGCTCCGCCGGTCAGAGCATCTTCGAGCGTCCCCGTGTGCACGGGCGCTTCCTTTTCCAGGGCGACAAGAAGTTCTTCATCAAGGGCGTGACCTACGGCCCGTTCCCCGAGAACGAGAACGGCGAGCCCCTGCCCGAGCCCGAACGCGTGGCCGAGGATTTCCGCCTGATGCGCACCATCGGCGTGAACACCATCCGCGTGTACTACGTCCCCCCCAAGTGGTTCCTGGACACCGCCGCCCGCGCCGGCATCCACGTCATGGTGGGCATCCCCTGGCCCCAGCACCTGTGCTTCCTGGACCAGTGGGAAGTGAAGGAATCCATCAAAAACACCATGCGCGAGGCCGCCCGCGCCTGCGCCGGGCACCCGGCCCTGCTCGCCTACCTGATCGGCAACGAGATCCCCAGCCACATCGTGCGCTGGAGCGGCGCCAAGAAGGTGGAGAAGTTCCTGGCGAAGCTGGCCTCCATCGTGCGCCAGGAAGACCCCACGGGCCTGGTCACCTACGCCAACTACCCCTCCACGGAATACCTGAAGCTGCCCTTCCTGGATTTCCTGTGCTTCAACGTTTACCTGCACGAGGAGAAGAGCTTCCGCTCCTACGTGAAGCGGCTGCAGAACGTGGCCTGCGACATCCCGCTGGTGCTGTCCGAGTTCGGCATGGACTCCCTGCGCCACGGCGAGGCCGCCCAGGCCGACTTCCTCGACTGGCAGGTGCGCGCCTCCTTTGAAGAGGGCGTGTCCGGCACCATGGTCTTCGCCTGGACCGACGAGTGGTACACCGGCGGGCACTTGATCGAGGACTGGAAGTTCGGCATCGTGGACGCCGAGCGCAAGCCCAAGGCCGCCTTCGAGGCCGTGGCCCGCGCCTACGCCAATCCGCTGCCGCCGCTGCCCGCCTACCAGCCCATGATCTCCGTGGTGGTCTGCGCCTACAACGCCGACTCCACCATGGAAGGCTGCCTGGCCAGCTTCCAGCACGTGGAATACCCCAACTTCGAAGTGATCGTGGTGGACGACGGCTCCACCGACAAGACCGGGGAGATCAGCGACAAGTACGCCGCCAAGTTCCCCTTCATCCACGTGATCCACCAGCCCAACCTGGGCCTGTCGGCCGCGCGCAACGTTGGCATGTACGCCTCCAAGGGCGAGATCGTGGCCTACACCGACTCCGACTGCTACGTGGATCCCCACTGGCTGACCTACATGGCCTGGGCCTTCCAGGACAACCGCTTCGCGGCCATCGGCGGCCCCAACCTGCCCCCTCCCGAGGACAACCGCACCGCCGCCTGCGTGGCCGTGTCCCCCGGAGCGCCCACCCACGTGCTGGTCACCGACGAGGTCGCCGAGCACATCCCCGGCTGCAACATGGCCTACCGCAAGGAACACCTGCTGGCCACCGGCGGCTTCGACGCCACCTACCGCGCCGCGGGCGACGACGTGGACCTGTGCTGGAGGCTCATGGACATGGGCCACACCATCGGCTTCCACGCGGGCATGATGGTCTGGCACCACCGCCGCAACACCATCAAGGCCTACATGAAGCAGCAGAAGGGTTACGGCCGCGCCGAGGCGCTGCTCATGCCCAAGCACCCGCAGCGCTTCAACGTGCTGGGCAACTCCCGCTGGGCCGGCCGCATCTACGGCGACATCTCCGGCGCGCTGCTCTCCACCCGCCCGGTGATCTACCACGGCGTGTTCGGCTCGGGCCTGTTCCAGACCCTGTACGAGCCCAAGGGAAGCCTGGTGGCCTACCTGCCGCTCTCCTTCGAGTGGATGATGGGCGCGTTCGGGATGCTTGCCGCGGGCTTCGCCTTCGCTCCCCTGTTCGCCGTGGGCGCGGCCATGCTGCTCACCACCTTCGCCTTCGTCGGCCACCGCGCCGCCCAGGCCAAGCTGCCCAAGAGCCACGACAACTTCCTCTCCCGGGTGGTCATTGCCCTGCTGACCCTGGCCCAGCCCTGGGTGCGCGGCAAGGCCCGCTACCAGACGCTGATGGACCTGCGCCGCGCCGGCCGCAAGGGCGCCACCCGCGGCAATATGGCGGTGCTCGGCCTGCCCGAGGAAGCCAATCTGCCCAAGTACACCATCTGGCAGAAGGTGAAGGACACCGCGTCCATCTTCCGCCGCGGCTTCAAGTTCCACCGCTTCTTCTGGAACAACGCCTCGCTCGAGCGCGAGGACGTGCTGGACCACATCCTGCGCGTGCTGCGCACCCTGAACGTGAGCCACTCCACCGACTCGGGCTACTCGTCCTCCCACACCGCGCCCTGGGACCTGCGCGTGCAGCCCGGTCTCATGACCGCCATGAAGCTGCGCGCCACCGTGGAACACCACGGCGGGGACAAGCGGTTCGTGCGCCTGGCCGGAACCATCGTGCCCACCGGCTTCGCCTTCGCCCTGACCGGCGTGTGCCTGGCGGCCGGACTCTCCTGCCTGGCCTTCAAGGCGCTCATTCCGGCCGCTGCCTGCGGCGGGGCGGCCCTGCTGTCCGCCCTGTGGACCGCCAAGAGCGTGTCCAGTGCGGCCTCCATGGTCACCAAGCTGGCCCAGCACCTGATGACCTGCAAGCCCGGTTGCTCGCTGTCCGAGCCCGAGACCGCCAAGAAGGCCGCTGCCGCTGAGGCCGTCGACTCCAAGGACCAGGCCGTGGCCGTGAAGGAAACCGTTGGCGCCGCCGCCGAGACTGCTGAAACCGTGGCCGCCGCCGAGGACGCCCCCCGCGAGGAGGCCCGCTCCTCCCGCGCCAGCGTGGACGCGCCCCTGCAGTAGTTGATGACATCCTAAACGCACTCGCGTATGACCCTGCCGGGCCGGAGAGGCATGTGCCTCTTCGGCCCGAGTTCGGTCGAACAACTTTCATCCCCCTACGAACATGGCCGTTTTCCTGAAGCTCCTTGGGTATCTGCGGCCCTACACGCTGCTCTTCCTGTTCTGTCTGGGCATGGTCGGCGTGCAGAGCGCGCTGGAACTGCTCAAGCCCTGGCCGCTCAAGCTTGCCGTTGACCAGGTCATCGCCCACCAGCCGCTCACGTTCTGGGGATTCTCCGTCTCCACCGACGTGATGAGCGCGGCCGCCCAGCTGGCCATCGTGGCCGTGTCCCTGGTGGCCATCCATTTCCTCACCGGCTTCGTGCAGCTGACCAACAACTACCTGACCATCAAGATGGGCCAGGACATGGTGCAGGACTTCCGCTGCGAACTCTTCGACCATCTGCAGCGCCAGTCGCTCCTGTTCCACCAGACGCGCCCCACCGGCGACCTGCTCTATCGCCTCATGGGCGACACCTACTCGGTGCAGACGCTGCTCATGAACGGCGTGTTCACCACGCTGACCAGCGTGGTGCTCCTGGCGGGCATGTTCTTCGTGCTGCTGGGCATCGACTGGGAACTGACCTTGTACGCCATGGCCGTGGTGCCGCTTCTGATCCTGGCCATCTCCGCCGTGACCAAGAAGATCGGCAACCTGACCTACGAGACCCACATGAAGGAGTCCCAGGTCTATTCCACGGTGGAGAACATCTTCAACTCCATTTCGCTGGTGCAGGCGTTCGCCCGCGAGGACGAGGAGCGCAAGCGCTTTGTCACCGAGAGCCAGCACAGCTTCGACCGCAAGCTCTCGCTCTATTCGCTCCAGACCGCCTACGGCTGGGTCATCGGGGCCATCACCGCCGCGGGCACGGCCTACGTGCTCTACGTGGGCGCGCTGCACGTGCTTGAGGGCGACCTCACCACGGGCGAGCTGCTGATCTTTTTGGGCTACTTGGCCTCGCTGTACACGCCGCTCAACAACATCGCCAACACCATGGGCGCCATTCG encodes the following:
- a CDS encoding glycosyltransferase; amino-acid sequence: MFQLEGGSAGQSIFERPRVHGRFLFQGDKKFFIKGVTYGPFPENENGEPLPEPERVAEDFRLMRTIGVNTIRVYYVPPKWFLDTAARAGIHVMVGIPWPQHLCFLDQWEVKESIKNTMREAARACAGHPALLAYLIGNEIPSHIVRWSGAKKVEKFLAKLASIVRQEDPTGLVTYANYPSTEYLKLPFLDFLCFNVYLHEEKSFRSYVKRLQNVACDIPLVLSEFGMDSLRHGEAAQADFLDWQVRASFEEGVSGTMVFAWTDEWYTGGHLIEDWKFGIVDAERKPKAAFEAVARAYANPLPPLPAYQPMISVVVCAYNADSTMEGCLASFQHVEYPNFEVIVVDDGSTDKTGEISDKYAAKFPFIHVIHQPNLGLSAARNVGMYASKGEIVAYTDSDCYVDPHWLTYMAWAFQDNRFAAIGGPNLPPPEDNRTAACVAVSPGAPTHVLVTDEVAEHIPGCNMAYRKEHLLATGGFDATYRAAGDDVDLCWRLMDMGHTIGFHAGMMVWHHRRNTIKAYMKQQKGYGRAEALLMPKHPQRFNVLGNSRWAGRIYGDISGALLSTRPVIYHGVFGSGLFQTLYEPKGSLVAYLPLSFEWMMGAFGMLAAGFAFAPLFAVGAAMLLTTFAFVGHRAAQAKLPKSHDNFLSRVVIALLTLAQPWVRGKARYQTLMDLRRAGRKGATRGNMAVLGLPEEANLPKYTIWQKVKDTASIFRRGFKFHRFFWNNASLEREDVLDHILRVLRTLNVSHSTDSGYSSSHTAPWDLRVQPGLMTAMKLRATVEHHGGDKRFVRLAGTIVPTGFAFALTGVCLAAGLSCLAFKALIPAAACGGAALLSALWTAKSVSSAASMVTKLAQHLMTCKPGCSLSEPETAKKAAAAEAVDSKDQAVAVKETVGAAAETAETVAAAEDAPREEARSSRASVDAPLQ
- a CDS encoding ABC transporter ATP-binding protein, which produces MAVFLKLLGYLRPYTLLFLFCLGMVGVQSALELLKPWPLKLAVDQVIAHQPLTFWGFSVSTDVMSAAAQLAIVAVSLVAIHFLTGFVQLTNNYLTIKMGQDMVQDFRCELFDHLQRQSLLFHQTRPTGDLLYRLMGDTYSVQTLLMNGVFTTLTSVVLLAGMFFVLLGIDWELTLYAMAVVPLLILAISAVTKKIGNLTYETHMKESQVYSTVENIFNSISLVQAFAREDEERKRFVTESQHSFDRKLSLYSLQTAYGWVIGAITAAGTAYVLYVGALHVLEGDLTTGELLIFLGYLASLYTPLNNIANTMGAIRGSMAQARRVLDVLAEDKSVPEAPDARPLAIAKGAVSFENVTFGYDPERPVLNDVSFSCPGGSTVAVVGQTGAGKTSLISLLLRFYDPQKGAITIDGQNLKSVTLKSLRQQVAIVLQDTHLFPMSVHDNIAYGKKNATREEVVQAARMANADEFIATMVDGYDTKLDERGSNLSGGQRQRLAIARALLKNAPLLILDEPTSALDAGTEALIMESLDRLMQNRTTFVIAHRLSMMRRADLILVIKDKKVWEMGTFQELLDLGGEFARLHALQFAPLKERGKKAAQPAEEAP